The proteins below come from a single Stigmatopora argus isolate UIUO_Sarg chromosome 11, RoL_Sarg_1.0, whole genome shotgun sequence genomic window:
- the mymx gene encoding uncharacterized protein mymx isoform X3, whose translation MYSQHAQEGGQLSSLFTCCSTLHLSAAHRLDKQTWTVAMSESIVKKIQPFTIGTKLSVPAVPKCQELTGTYLQSQNLDNCTLPQNLNSLYLSRQQVFTHGTCQVSQNGQQVALVKHKHEDMAAEDHLNQNDATSSAVSRSIKKITISGNNKSSENTISVGLKQQSILGSKSKNHNNNNNISSPPVPKLPRIVGVNCENEPKSHFKVLLKTQNGDDYSAIQGQTKCKLNGQKSVHQDWDEASQILQRDLKDFDNTIIQLNQTGDHLICKLNPTSDVVKNQLTHLKDQWNILKQTAASQSRVLGCSKNLQEFNKKVDKLETWIKEKEGEQYLVNVLGANVDKIQLTRRILDLKQDEQLYRTLHEEINHMALKLEKQGKSDSKSISSRRKNINKMWLKVQSHLKKHQDNLHIALEVSSFYQQADNTLFAINHMMKSISSSKEPGFFGDREIRDIASQIMMLDVSVSQLSNLHPALAAGVTQKQSEVRDCWVSLQKVFRSDRTALLPVGSTFAREDADPLTSELRLSMGTEIQTTMGKQNTERQSQAEEYLSTSECCGSATQSQAQQCANHTSLPMGDGPDDVIISQLLRRESRKPRGEPKRANALKGHTQLPIQLQKFTVSADKTLSWLKENISMATQICSIATFEGLEAARRCQNAVQEEILTNKARVEVVKKEGHGLVRAQHPGSAKIGQFLSQLEMLWDELQKRHQRNAVFLQASEDIGFRVVKVLQALGILEAWLESVELSMKNSTLAATDPKTKSIAELEKEISSRGRELIGLRQEVEQLHGHSHPHIHSLPSRIQEVDKKYQRVLRSLTQQSSEMQDTDMLTDFLENVTLEDSQEHDSGQNCLNQPLHSISSSIPDLRGLQKSQMRICDPVNELREAVEMLNDKARERRQSQTLEQSMQELLSMHVRLSVCMEECLCSYNKLDLDILEKETEMAVQCEPDHCGFETLQKRNAHLQIDYEVLSDEVKEMESQASRLKELCPERVHVLWTKMQTTLQVWAELEKSVMQIKSRMQEFLNLQEFFRSYLAMISWTENTRLCVFSETRHKGEDGLTLQSPELDIEIEQKLEEFEKLAASGRNILDKEHHLTQMIAERMEELHNMLGWISVHWRMKKQEWLHKKRRQEPSIDNIYTEATLYSPSESTDSYEICQSLNIISEACKPKPGGDSQILEQFLGHAQQPKEKQLEDGYEVMKSIGQRGCDAKRSASSSLPLKVIKEPNSPALGGLVNLILSFGNSGERQLQVGDQTMGNTEVLDQTSESFHRPTVPACKNFWKRCQGLLENTLGSLKRKKKIYRQSANEASAYLHIKDNNSTVAPVYESITPPPQKSRLTSSACPTALPTFSTGQSPQSSVSFHPLNTRHVNNSIFCSLKRMGKKRRRKRDTRRHTIQKIMGVDKETDEPLYACETFTYDTHTWPLKEARRKKKLPPRGNGVHTVVDKPNALLKDIELECTEEDTVTPYAVSAGPSISIQERGHHTLLSLGSVLSFDLPKDISLIPSIQEIITIAPQESSKMIGIDPDPNFQRQTALSSFKQSRTLLANAVIRAEINSKTQAPSVFVKKLSKSQPDNESNLETSPAMEKDEHQRVPCNHLCDMQDDAEQEWDEVSSVHKTAKDESPELSQDPIYANQATVSTTATRKRQCPNIHTLIRDLNGHKYHKSEIVRGLHDEKAAQSPQQASHMVVNLMSNVKFCQGLVDPQITGMVGKRISLQVGRIDSMKVTNNVKDSTQEHVHLNHQQFEEEEEELEGIWDKNPDFRQSICSDIMYQTNRRDSNQPGDPIHTSSPNDKPATLYRNLATSSEPNLFVADFRLPSNLLQPSPQRPAQNITDRRSWAAFPNRDHLGQTLVGVNETAADKLRLPDFDHQKYIYQYRQEEEDEEEHKAISKYQSDGFCHPQKDGTRKGLEAQDMQEVLIATSGHCGTVDVIPELQSMEGTLERKQKLQLGGKKAASRSWNSYHTVLYRHTLCFYQDRRETLRSSACGLPLNLTGAECLWAPEYTKKANCFCLR comes from the exons ATGTATTCTCAACATGCACAAGAAGGTGGACAACTGAGCTCCCTCTTCACTTGCTGTTCAACACTTCACTTGTCAGCTGCACATAGACTGGACAAGCAGACGTG GACAGTGGCAATGTCTGAGAGTATTGTGAAGAAGATACAGCCGTTTACGATTGGGACTAAGCTGTCCGTCCCTGCCGTGCCCAAATGCCAGGAGTTAACAGGGACTTATCTGCAAAGCCAGAACCTTGATAACTGTACGCTGCCACAGAACTTAAACTCACTCTACCTCAGTCGACAGCAGGTCTTCACACATGGTACCTGCCAGGTGTCGCAAAATGGTCAGCAGGTAGCCCTCGTGAAACACAAACACGAGGACATGGCCGCAGAGGACCACCTCAACCAGAACGATGCCACTTCCTCTGCTGTTTCCAGATCCATCAAGAAGATCACAATCTCCGGGAATAATAAAAGTTCAGAGAACACAATTTCAGTGGGACTAAAGCAGCAATCCATTTTGGGATCCAAATCCAAAaaccacaataacaacaacaacatcagcAGCCCACCCGTTCCCAAACTGCCTAGGATTGTAGGAGTCAACTGTGAGAATGAACCTAAATCTCATTTCAag GTTTTACTGAAAACCCAAAATGGTGACGATTATTCAGCAATCCAAGGACAAACCAAATGTAAACTAAATGGTCAGAAATCTGTCCATCAG GATTGGGATGAAGCCTCTCAGATACTTCAGAGAGATCTCAAAGACTTTGACAACACCATCATCCAACTCAACCAG ACAGGTGATCATTTGATCTGCAAATTGAATCCCACTTCTGACGTTGTGAAGAATCAGCTCACCCACCTTAAAGACCAATGGAACATCCTGAAACAGACCGCTGCCAGTCAATCTCGGGTCCTGGGTTGTTCCAAAAACCTGCAGGAATTCAACAAAAAAGTGGACAAGCTTGAGACATGGATTAAAGAGAAg GAAGGCGAGCAGTATCTTGTTAATGTTCTGGGTGCAAATGTTGACAAAATACAGCTAACCAGAAGAATTTTGGATTTGAAACAG GATGAGCAATTATACAGAACGCTCCATGAAGAGATCAATCACATGGCCCTAAAACTGGAGAAGCAAGGGAAGTCTGATAGTAAAAGTATCTCCAGCCggagaaaaaatatcaataaaat GTGGCTGAAGGTACAGTctcatctgaaaaaacaccaagacAATCTTCATATTGCACTGGAAGTGTCGTCATTTTACCAGCAGGCTGACAATACATTATTTGCCATTAATCACATG ATGAAAAGCATATCTTCCTCAAAAGAGCCAGGCTTTTTTGGAGACAGAGAAATCCGTGACATTGCCAGTCAAATTATG ATGTTAGATGTCAGTGTCTCCCAACTGTCAAATCTCCACCCTGCCTTGGCTGCTGGTGTCACACAAAAACAGAGCGAGGTCAGAGACTGCTGGGTTTCTCTTCAGAAGGTTTTCAG GAGCGATCGGACAGCCCTCCTTCCCGTGGGATCAACATTTGCCAGAGAAGATGCTGACCCTTTGACGTCAGAACTCCGACTTAGTATGGGAACGGAGATTCAAACGACCATGGGAAAGCAGAACACAGAAAGGCAAAGTCAAGCTGAAGAATATTTG AGTACATCTGAATGTTGTGGGAGTGCAACGCAAAGCCAGGCACAGCAATGTGCAAACCACACCTCTTTACCCATGGGAGATGGCCCTGATGATGTCATCATCAGTCAACTGTTGAGGAGGGAAAG CAGGAAGCCTAGAGGTGAGCCCAAGCGTGCCAATGCCCTCAAAGGCCACACGCAGCTTCCCATTCAGCTCCAGAAATTCACAGTTTCAGCTGACAAG ACTCTGTCCTGGCTGAAGGAAAATATTTCTATGGCCACACAAATATGTTCGATCGCCACTTTTGAAGGGCTGGAAGCAGCAAGGAGGTGCCAAAATGCAGTGCAAGAAGAAATCCTCACCAATAAGGCCAGGGTCGAGGTGGTCAAAAAA GAAGGGCATGGTTTGGTCCGTGCACAGCACCCAGGCAGCGCCAAGATAGGACAGTTCCTCAGTCAACTGGAGATGCTCTGGGATGAGCTGCAGAAGCGGCACCAGAGGAATGCTGTATTCCTTCAAGCCTCAGAAGACATTGGCTTTAGG GTTGTTAAAGTACTACAAGCACTTGGAATCCTAGAGGCCTGGCTGGAGTCTGTGGAACTTTCCATGAAGAATTCCACACTTGCTGCCACTGACCCGAAAACAAAGTCAATTGCAGAGCTGGAGAAAGAAATTTCCTCACGAGGTCGGGAGCTCATTGGTCTCAGACAAGAAGTGGAGCAACTCCATGGCCACAGTCACCCACATATACACAGCTTGCCATCACGTATACAAGAAGTGGACAAAAA GTACCAACGTGTTCTGAGGTCCTTGACTCAACAGAGCTCTGAGATGCAGGACACAGACATGCTGACTGATTTCTTGGAGAATGTGACGTTGGAGGACAGTCAGGAGCATGACAGTGGTCAAAACTGCTTAAATCAG CCTCTCCACAGTATAAGCTCATCAATTCCTGATCTGCGGGGTCTTCAAAAAAGTCAGATGAGAATCTGTGACCCTGTGAATGAGCTGAGAGAGGCTGTGGAAATGCTGAATGACAAGGCAAGGGAAAGAAGGCAATCACAGACTCTTGAGCAGTCCATGCAGGAGCTACTGAGCATG CATGTCAGGCTGTCCGTCTGCATGGAGGAGTGCCTTTGCAGCTACAACAAGCTTGACCTGGATATCCTTGAGAAGGAGACAGAGATGGCTGTCCAATGTGAGCCAGATCACTGCGGATTTGAGACTTTGCAGAAGAGAAACGCCCACCTTCAG ATTGACTATGAAGTTCTCAGTGACGAGGTGAAGGAAATGGAGAGTCAGGCTTCTCGTTTGAAGGAACTGTGCCCAGAGAGAGTGCATGTTCTTTGGACCAAGATGCAGACAACGCTGCAGGTCTGGGCAGAATTGGAAAAGAGTGTCATGCAGATTAAATCACGGATGCAAGAGTTTTTGAATCTGCAAGAGTTCTTCAGAAGTTACCTCGCAATGAT CTCATGGACAGAGAACACCCGGTTATGCGTTTTCTCAGAAACAAGGCACAAAGGGGAAGATGGTCTAACTCTACAGTCCCCAGAGCTTGATATTGAAATCGAGCAGAAATTAGAGGAGTTTGAAAAGCTGGCAGCATCTGGGAGAAACATTTTAGACAAAGAACACCACCTCACTCAAATG ATAGCAGAGCGCATGGAGGAACTGCACAATATGCTTGGGTGGATTTCTGTGCACTGGAGAATGAAGAAACAAGAGTGGCTTCACAAGAAGAGAAGACAAGAGCCCTCAATAGATAACATTTATACAGAGGCCACTTTGTACTCACCATCAGAG AGCACAGATTCCTATGAGATCTGTCAATCGCTGAATATTATCTCAGAGGCATGCAAACCCAAGCCAGGAGGAGACAGCCAGATTTTAGAACAGTTCCTTGGACATGCTCAGCAGCCAAAAGAGAAGCAATTAGAGGATGGTTACGAGGTCATGAAAAGTATCGGACAACGGGGATGTGACGCTAAACGGTCGGCGTCTTCCTCACTTCCCCTGAAGGTTATTAAGGAGCCCAACAGCCCTGCTTTAGGGGGATTGGTCAACCTAATCCTCAGCTTTGGTAACTCAGGGGAAAGACAGCTTCAGGTTGGCGACCAAACTATGGGGAACACTGAGGTTTTAGACCAGACTTCTGAGTCTTTCCACAGA CCCACTGTGCCTGCCTGTAAAAACTTTTGGAAACGCTGCCAGGGGCTTTTGGAAAATACTTTGGGTAGTTTAAAGCGAAAGAAAAAGATTTATCGGCAGAGTGCAAACGAG GCGAGTGCTTACTTGCACATCAAAGATAACAACTCGACTGTGGCCCCAGTGTATGAGAGCATCACTCCCCCACCTCAAAAGAGCCGCTTGACATCCTCAGCCTGCCCGACTGCCTTGCCAACCTTCTCCACAGGGCAATCACCTCAGTCCAGTGTATCCTTCCACCCTTTAAACACAAGGCATGTCAACAACTCCATCTTCTGCAGTCTTAAGAGAATGGGCAAGAAACGAAGGAGAAAAAGAGACACCCGAAGACATACCATCCAGAAAATCATGGGAGTTGACAAGGAAACAGATGAGCCTCTTTATGCCTGTGAGACATTCACTTATGATACTCATACCTGGCCACTCAAAGAGGCtcgaagaaagaaaaaattgcCACCGCGCGGGAATGGAGTTCACACAGTGGTCGACAAACCCAATGCCCTTTTGAAAGATATTGAATTGGAGTGCACTGAAGAGGACACTGTTACACCATATGCTGTTTCAGCAGGGCCAAGCATCTCCATCCAAGAGAGAGGCCACCACACACTGCTGTCTTTGGGATCTGTCTTAAGTTTTGACTTGCCAAAGGACATAAGTCTCATCCCCAGCATTCAGGAAATAATTACTATAGCTCCTCAAGAATCCAGTAAGATGATTGGTATTGATCCAGACCCCAACTTCCAACGGCAAACAGCACTGAGCTCATTCAAACAGTCTCGAACCCTACTGGCCAATGCAGTCATCAGAGCTGAAATCAACTCTAAGACACAGGCGCCTAGTGTTTTTGtgaaaaaattgtcaaaaagtCAGCCAGATAATGAGAGCAATTTGGAAACATCTCCTGCCATGGAAAAAGACGAGCATCAGAGGGTACCGTGTAACCATTTATGCGACATGCAGGATGATGCGGAACAGGAATGGGATGAAGTGTCATCAGTACATAAAACTGCGAAAGATGAAAGCCCCGAGCTATCGCAAGATCCGATTTATGCCAATCAAGCCACAGTGTCCACTACTGCAACTCGCAAACGCCAGTGCCCAAATATTCATACACTTATTCGTGACCTCAATGGACACAAGTACCACAAGAGTGAAATAGTGCGGGGTTTACATGATGAGAAAGCAGCACAGTCTCCGCAACAGGCTTCTCACATGGTTGTCAATCTAatgtcaaatgtaaaattttgTCAGGGCTTGGTGGACCCACAGATTACTGGAATGGTGGGAAAGCGTATCTCCCTTCAAGTAGGACGGATTGACAGCATGAAGGTGACAAACAATGTCAAAGATTCAACACAAGAACATGTTCACCTCAAccatcaacagtttgaggaggaggaggaagaactgGAGGGGATCTGGGACAAAAATCCAGACTTCAGGCAGAGTATCTGTTCTGACATCATGTACCAGACCAATCGAAGGGATTCGAACCAGCCGGGCGATCCCATCCACACCTCCTCCCCCAACGATAAGCCAGCCACACTCTATCGAAACTTAGCCACGTCCTCAGAACCAAACCTCTTTGTGGCTGACTTCAGACTTCCATCGAACCTCCTGCAGCCAAGTCCTCAACGCCCAGCGCAGAACATAACAGACCGAAGGTCCTGGGCAGCCTTTCCAAACAGAGACCACCTTGGCCAGACATTAGTGGGAGTCAATGAAACAGCTGCAGATAAATTGAGACTCCCAGATTTTGACCATCAGAAATACATCTACCAATACAGacaggaggaagaggatgaggaagagCACAAAGCTATTTCAAAG TACCAGTCAGATGGCTTCTGTCACCCACAAAAGGATGGAACGAGGAAGGGCCTCGAAGCCCAGGATATGCAGGAAGTCTTGATAGCCACAAGTGGGCACTGCGGTACTGTG GATGTCATCCCTGAGTTGCAATCTATGGAAGGAACTCTCGAGAGGAAGCAAAAGCTGCAACTTGGTGGAAAGAAA GCTGCCTCCAGAAGCTGGAATTCGTACCATACTGTCTTATATCGACACACCTTGTGCTTCTACCAAGATAGAAGGGAAACTCTGAGG AGTTCTGCATGTGGCCTGCCACTGAACCTCACTGGAGCTGAGTGTTTATGGGCTCCAGAGTATACCAAAAAAGCCAACTGCTTTTGCTTGAGGTAG